One part of the Ranitomeya imitator isolate aRanImi1 chromosome 10, aRanImi1.pri, whole genome shotgun sequence genome encodes these proteins:
- the LOC138651276 gene encoding interferon-inducible GTPase 5-like: MDSSINVMSDEEVQNIRSALEEGDLCTATERLGNSLREIENAPLNIAIMGESGTGKSTFVNVIREMDDEEEGSAKTGVVETTMKPTPYNHPQYPDVIFWDLPGIGTPDFAADIYLQSVEFSCYDFFIILSSERFKKNDIDLAKAIQAMHKKFYFVRSKVDSDVHASMIRRKKSFNEENVLNEIRSNCIQSLKDGGITEPKVFLLSLLELEKYDFQKMQETLEKELPEHKRHIFLMCIPNISLPVLEKKRQALRKDVWKWALCSYAAPVFSVLSVPSGAQILMTVMIGYQKAFGLDENSLKKLADKFSKDVSELRSVIKSPIVIEEINEEIVNTLLETYASDNAIDQYLRILLCNLESVAIPFGTAYQTLCDFLNKIAEDAERVLMKALESPL; the protein is encoded by the coding sequence ATGGATTCTTCTATCAACGTCATGAGTGACGAAGAAGTCCAAAACATTCGGTCCGCTTTAGAAGAAGGAGACCTCTGTACAGCAACTGAAAGACTTGGCAATTCGCTCAGGGAAATAGAAAATGCTCCGTTGAACATTGCTATCATGGGAGAGTCAGGAACAGGAAAGTCCACTTTTGTCAATGTCATCCGTGAGATGGACGATGAAGAAGAAGGGTCGGCCAAAACTGGTGTTGTGGAGACAACAATGAAGCCAACTCCATACAACCATCCACAGTATCCTGATGTAATTTTTTGGGATCTTCCAGGAATAGGAACTCCTGATTTTGCGGCTGATATTTATCTTCAGTCTGTTGAATTTAGTTGTTATGACTTTTTCATCATTTTATCATCAGAACGTTTTAAGAAAAATGACATTGACCTAGCGAAGGCGATTCAAGCTATGCACAAGAAATTCTACTTTGTGAGATCCAAAGTTGACTCTGACGTGCATGCTTCTATGATCCGAAGGAAAAAGTCGTTCAATGAAGAGAATGTGCTCAATGAAATTAGAAGTAACTGCATTCAAAGTCTTAAAGATGGAGGAATCACAGAGCCCAAAGTGTTTCTCCTCTCACTACTGGAGCTGGAAAAGTACGACTTTCAGAAAATGCAGGAAACACTTGAAAAAGAGCTTCCAGAACACAAAAGACACATATTCCTGATGTGTATACCCAACATTTCTCTACCAGTCCTTGAGAAGAAGCGTCAGGCTCTCAGGAAGGACGTATGGAAGTGGGCCTTATGTTCTTATGCAGCGCCTGTATTCTCAGTCCTGTCTGTACCTTCTGGTGCACAAATCCTGATGACAGTAATGATAGGCTACCAGAAAGCTTTTGGCTTGGATGAAAACTCTCTGAAAAAGTTGGCAGATAAGTTTAGTAAAGACGTTAGTGAATTAAGATCTGTGATTAAGTCCCCTATAGTCATAGAAGAGATAAATGAAGAGATTGTCAACACTTTACTAGAGACATATGCCAGTGATAATGCTATAGATCAGTATCTTCGCATATTGCTATGTAATCTAGAATCAGTGGCCATCCCCTTTGGTACCGCTTACCAGACGCTCTGCGACTTCCTTAATAAGATTGCAGAGGATGCTGAGCGTGTTCTTATGAAGGCATTAGAGTCGCCCCTCTAG